The sequence AGTTTCTCGACCCCGGCGACATCGAAGATGCCTTACGCTGCGCCAACGCGATCGGTGACGATCGCCTGCAAATGCAAGCCCGCGGAATGGTCGTGCCGGATTCGTTCACACACGGCAGCTCCGCCCAACGCGTGCGTTGGTTCAAGCGCGGCTGGACCACCGGCGACATGACGCAGGGCGATACGTTCGGCGCAAAGGAACTTTGAGCACCAAACTTGACACGTGCGTCGTTGCGGACCTAGGTTGGCGTAGATGGAGACTAGCGCCAAGCGCCCGCGATCGATCTTCCAATTCAGCCTGCGCGGGCTGCTGATGTTCTTCGCCGCTGCGGGGCTGGCATCGGGAGCGATGTGTCAGGCCAGCGAGGCATGGGTTGGCGTGATTGTGTCGGTTACCTTCGTCGCGATTCTCGCCGCCGTTATCCGCGCGATTTTCTTGACGGCTGGCCGCCGCGCCTTCTCGATCGGATTTGCGATTTGCACGGCGAGCTATTTCTTGCTCTACTTTTATATTCCGCTTTTCTACCCGGCCATTCCTGGCGCGCATGAATTGGGCGAGGACCGACTTATCGACATGATTCCGACGACGAAATTGCTAAATCTGCTGTACGGAATGACACACTCGGATGCGAATTTGTCGCCCGCCGCTTGGCCGGAAACGATCGAATCACCAGTTGGCGGCGGCCGTAGCGGCGGCGCATTTCAAGTTGGGTCGAACGCGGTCGTGAGACCGACCGTACAGGACGTTGAAGTGGCTCGAAGCTTTCTTCTGATCGGCCAGTGCATTTGGGCCTGGGTTGTTGGTTGGCTGGGTGGCTGGTTCGCCCAATTGCTGGCTTGGCGGCAGGCGAGACGAGCTTGATTTCGTCAGCATTGACAGGCGGCGCGCCGGCGTTATATGCTGCGCGCGTGGTTGATTGACGTCCGACCTTTGGATTATCTCTCGAGCGGCCGCGCCCGGTTTGGTGGCGGCCGGTTTTTTGCGCGGGGGTGGATTACCGTGGCGCCCGTATTGCAAGCCCTGGTCGTGGCCGATCGAGTCTATGAAGACAAGGCCACCGGCAAGAAGATCATCGCCGGCACCTTCAGCCGGCTGTTCTTCAAGCGGCCGGGTCCCGCGGGGCAGCCGATCTCCATTCCGCCGTCCGGGGCGCAGATGGGGTCGCCCTTCGCCTACATCAGTCTGACCGATATCCACGGCGCGGCGAACCTAGTGATTCGCTATGTGCGCCTGGACGCTCAAGAAGACAGGCCCATCTTTCAGACCGATACGATCGCGGTGAAATGCGAGGACCGCCTGGCGACCGTCGAGCTGGCCATCCCGCTGCCGCCGCTGCCGATCGTCAAGGGCGTTTTTGCCCTGGAGGTCGTGTGCGAAGGAGCCTTGCTCGGGTCGCACAAGATCGTTGTTGACGAAGCGCCCTAATGGCTTCGCTCTCCTGGCGAGCCTTATTGCTTGGCGATATTCGCCAGCCTATGATTACGCCATGAGTTCAATCGAGTTCGAAACGGAATTGCACGGGGAACCGGTTCTGGCGCTTCCGCCGGACGTCGTGGCGCGACTGCCCAAGTCGGGCCGTGCGACGGTCATCGTTCATGTCCAGAATGATGACGAAGATCAGCAGTGGCGAAAGGCCTCCTACGAACAGTTCATGAAGGACGACGGCCCGGATGACGCCGTATACGACTCCTATCAATGACGTTTGGCAAAATCTTCATTTGTCGCTTTCCGTTCGCGTCGGGGCTGGCCAGCAAGGCACGCCCGGTATTAGTTCTGTTCGACGTGGGACTTGACGTTGTCATCTGCCGGATCACGTCGGCGGTGCACTCAGATATGTTAGATATTCCGGTCACGGGCTGGGCGGCCGCAGGGCTCGCAAAACCGTCGGTGATTCGCTTGAGCCGCCTGGTCACGGCGGAAAAGACGCTGCTTTTTCGTCGTCTGGGCGCGCTGTCCGTAACAGACCAAGAGACGGTTCGCACTTTATGGAACGCGAACATGATGCTCTAACCCGCGAGCATTCGCAGCCCCGCCAGTGTAGAATAGATGTGGGGAACTCTGCGGCGGAGCTTGTTTTGCCGCTGGCCAATTCGTCCGCTTGACCGACGTTTCCGCGGCGTGTTATAAGCGCAAGATGGAGCGGGCCGCTGCCAGGAGTCGGTTAGCCCCGGTTCCGTTCATCTCCCGATACTTGACCGCCGCTCGTTGACCTTATGGCCACCATTACGTTGCGCATCCTCGACGGCTCCGACCGCGGGCGCTCCTACGACGAACTTCTTACGCCGGTCACCATCGGCCGCGAAGAGGGGAACTCGATCCAGCTCAACGACGAGCGGGTCAGCCGCTTCCATCTCAAGATTCAGGAAGACCGCGACAAGATCGTCGTCACCGATCTAGAAAGCACCAACGGCACGAAGGTCAACGGCGAAGACGTGCAGCTTCGCATCCTGCGGTTCGGCGATCTGATCAGCGTCGGCCGATCCGTGTTGCTCTACGGCTCGCGCGAGGAAATCAGCCGTCGCCTGGCCGAATTGCGCGGCGAGAATGGCGACAGCGTGAACACGCTCGAGGCATCGGAATCCGCAGGCGCTTCCGAAGCAAAGAGTTCCGATCTCGAAGCGAATTGGGAAGAGCGTCTCGAAATCCGCGACACGCTCCATAACTTGGAGCCCCCCGACATGCCGCAGCACTTGAGCCCGGCTCAGGCCGCCCAGATGTCGGAGCTGCTCGAATACCTGCACAACCGTATCCGCGCGTTGTTGGAATCCGTTAAGTTCAAAGGAGCAGCCGAGCGGATCACGCTCGATTTCGAGCAGTGGCAGAATCTCCTGGACGTACAAGCCCGGCTGGCAGGCTATCTCCGCTCGATCGGCGATCCGCACGAGCCCCACGAACCCGAAGAGTGAGCGGAAAGCTTCACCACGAAGGGCGCTAAGGACACGAAGAATCTAGATTCGTTGATCGGGCAATATACGCATTGTTTTCTCCCTGCACTTCGTGGTAGTCCTTGTTCGCTGTTATTCGTCGAGCTTCTCCACATTGATGATCTCGCCAGCGGCGAAAGTTCGATCGCCCGCTGGGAAAACGATGAGCGCGTTCGCATCGACCAGGCCGCGGAGGTCGGCGGAGCCTGCCCAGCGCAATGGTGTGACGGCGGGCACTGCGGTTGGCTCGCCAGTTTCCAGAGCGCCCGGATAATACGTCGGCCGATCGCCGCGATGAGTGAAGTCACTGGTGAGTCGTGCGGGCATCATGCGATGGCATGCCCTTGTCTCGCGACCCGACGATCTGGCGATCGCCGGTTTGACGAACAACTCGAAGCCAACGAAGCTGCTCACCGGGTTCCCAGGCAAGCCGAATACGAGCGTCTGACCGATTACATCGTCGCCCCGCATGCCGAACCAGAGCGGCTTGCCGGGCTTCACGCGAACCCGATGAAAGACTTCTCGGACTCCCAGCGCGGTCAACAAGCCGGGCACCAGATCGAGCACGCCGGTGGATACGCCCCCTGAAACAATCAGCAGATCGTACTTCAGGCCCTGTGCCAAGCGCTCGCGAAGCGGCCCAGGCTCGTCGCGCGAGATTCCCAGATCGACCGGCTCGGCGCCGGCCTGTCGAACGGCGGCCAAGAGCATCGGGCCGTTGGAATTGCGAATCTGACTGGCAGCCGGTGTTTTTCCTGCGTCGACCAATTCGTTGCCGGTGGAGAGCACGGCGACGCGACTGCGTGGAATCGCCAGCGCCTCGGCCCGGCCGACTTCGGCCAGCATTCCGATCTCGGCCGGCCGAATCAATCGGCCGCTATGCAGGACGACATCGCCGCGGCGCAGCGATGTGCCCTTCCGCAAGATGTTCTGGCCCGGGCGTGGCGGCTCATCGGTGATTCGCACTCGCCGCGGCGGCGAGATTTTCCCCTCTCCCCTGGCGGGAGAGGTGCCGGGGGTGAGGGGTAGAACCTCCGCAAACTTATCGACAAATTCTGTTCGCTCTTGCATCACGACGGCATCGGCCCCATCCGGAATCGGCGCACCGGTCATAATCCGTGAGCAAGTTCCAGCCACAACCGTTTTGGCCGCCACGGCACCAGCCATGATCTCCTCGAGCACGTCCAGCTCGGCATGGCCGTCGACGATATCGGCCGCGCGAACCGCGTAGCCGTCGACCATTGACTTATCGTACGGAGGCGAATCGATGTCGCTAGCCACGTCTTCCGCCAGAACCAGCCCGAGCGCATCGGCCAACGGCACACGCGCCGCCGGTCGCCGCCTCGTACACTCAAGGACCCGCTGCAAAGCTTCGTCAACGCTGAGCATACTTCGAATCAGTCGTTGTCCGCGGGGATCGAGGTGTCAAGCGTCTGAAGCGGGATGCTGCGGGCGGAAGCCGGCTGCTGCCCGGCCATTGCTCCCGCGGAATTCGGTTGCGCCGGGTCGGCCACAACCGGACGGATTTCGAGAAACCGCCGCAAGATGTCGATGCCCCGATGAGTCAAAAAGCTCTCGGGATGGAATTGCAATCCGAAAACCGGAAACCGCTTATGACTGATCGCCATGATCTCGCGGCCGCCGTTGGCCATTTCGCTCCAGGCGGTCATTTCATAGTCAGCGGACAAGGTGCCGGGCCGAATCACGAGGCTGTGATACCGCGTTGCCTCGAACGGGTTGGGCAGTCCGGCAAACAGGCCGCGGCCGTCGTGATGAATGCGATCCACTTTGCCGTGCATCAATTGCACGGCCCGCACGATCTCCCCGCCGGTCGCCTGGCCGATCGCCTGATGTCCCAGGCAGACGCCCAGCACCGGCAGCTTGCCGGTGAAATGCTCAACCGCAGCACACGAGATGCCGGCTTCCTTGGGGGTGCAAGGGCCGGGCGAGATGATCAGATGTGTCGGGCGCTTGCGCTCGATCTCGTCGATCGTGATTTGATCGTTGCGATGGACTTCGATATCCAGCGAGGGATCGATCTCGCCCAGCCGCTGCACGAGGTTGTAGGTGAACGAATCGTAGTTGTCGATCAGAAGAATCATCCCGTCACCCGCTCACCAAATCCGACGGATGCCCTTCGCGATGGATCAGTGGCATGACCCTCGGCTGATAGATGGTCGTATAGGCTTGCGCCGTGCGGTGCCGATCGAGCGCCTCCTGCGACTCCCACCGTTCGTGCAGGAGAAACTTCGCGGCGTCATTTTGCGACTGATAGACTTCGAACCTCAGGCAGCCGGGTTCCTGCCGCGACAGCCCGGCTGCCTCAGTCAAGAGCCGGCGGACTTGATCGACGTCATCTTTGTTCTTGACGGCGAGCCAAACGTTGAGGAAGAGCATCGGGGAAAGGGACGGGGGATAAGGGGCGAGGGACGACGGGCGGCAACGCTGCGACCCCGTTGTGGTAAGTGTATCCGGTCCGTCCCCGAATGGCCACTCGTCGCCGAACGAGTGCTGCCTTTCTCGTCCCTTGTCCCTCGCCCCTCACCCCGCGCCTCTCATCCCTTACCGCCCACCGCCTTGAATCGCTCCCCCGGCAAGATAAGCGAGGTGATGCGGAGGCCGAATTTGTCGCCAACTTTGACGGCTTCGCCTTGGGCGACGCGATGGCCTCCGACGCTCAGATCGAGCATCTCTTCGCAAGATTTGGCGAAATGGATGATCGAGCCGGGACCGAGTTCGATGATCTGCCCGACTGGCTGCTTTTTCGCCGCCAGCGTCACCACCACGGGGACCTGGATATGCAGCAGGCTGCGCGTGTATGAGGAGAGGCGGCCGGATGAACGAGCGCGCGAGGATCCGACGCTTCCGGTGGGGACGCTCGATTCGTGATTCGTTTTGCTCAGCGGAGTTGCCGCGTCTTGTTCGAGCTTGTCCATAACGAGCAGAGAAGAGGGAATCGAACCGCTAGAAGTGCGCAACGCTATTATCGGACGGCGGGCATGATAAACTTTGCCCAGGCGTTATCGTTGACTGTAGGTCTTCGCGCGCGATAGGGCACGACTTCGCGCACGTTCAGCATAGATTTGGCGGAATGCAGTTTGCTGTCTATAATTCTCGTGGACGTAACCGATTGCGGGCAAATCTTTTACTTGCCGCAAGATAGTTGATCGACCCGCCGTCGGTAATCGAACATCTGCTAGCATCTCGGGAATCGGGGAACCTCCCATGCCGCTAATCCTGGACTCCTCCCGAGCGACTTTTGACTTGAAGCCATATAAGTCGCTTTCGAACGAGGAACTCCAGGACCGGATTTCGGCGATCCGCGCCCAGATGGGTCCGCGGCTCTTGATCCTCGGCCATCACTACCAACAGGACGAGGTGATCGCGCTTTCGGACTTGCAGGGGGATAGCTACCAACTCAGCCAAATGGCGGCGGCGAGCACCGAGTGCCGGGCGATCGCCTTCTGCGGCGTCCATTTCATGGCCGAAACGGCGGACGTACTCGTGAATCGGCCCGAGCGGCTCGCCGAGCGCGGCGGGCTGCGCGTTACTGTCGTGCTCCCCGACCTGGCGGCCGGCTGCTCGATGGCCGACATGGCGGGGATCGAGCAAGTCGAGAATTGCTGGGACGAACTCGGTCAAGTGATCGACACGGCCGACATCACCCCGGTCACATACATCAACTCGGCAGCTAGCCTCAAAGCGTTCTGCGGTCGGCACGGCGGGATCGTTTGCACGTCGAGCAACGCAGCGGCCGTGTTGAAGTGGTCGTTCGAGCGAACGCGCCGCGTGCTGTTCTTCCCCGATCAGCATTTAGGCCGCAATACGGCCAAGGGAATGGGCATCCCGCTCGACGAGATGGTGCTTTGGAACCCACATTCGGATGCCTTGGGCGGCAATTCGGCGGACGCGATCCGCCGCAGCCGCGTACTGCTCTGGCAGGGGCATTGCAGCGTTCATGCGATGTTTCGGACTGAGCACGTCGATCAACTTCGCGCGAAATTCCCCGGCATCAAGGTCCTCGTGCATCCCGAATGCTCGATGGAAGTTGTCGATAAGTCGGACGTTCGCGGGTCGACGAGCAAGATCATTCGCACGGTCGATGCGGCGCCGCCCGGCACGAAATGGGCAATCGGCACCGAGCTGCACCTCGTGAACCGGCTCAAGCACGCACATCCCGAGCAAGAGATACACTTCCTATCGCCGGTCGTGTGCATGTGCGCGACGATGTATCGCATCGATCTCGCCCACCTCGCCTGGAGCCTCGAGAATCTGGCAGCGGGCACACCTGTGAACGTGATCGACGTCGATCCCGAGACGGCCCGCTGGGCGCTAGTAGCGCTGGAGCGGATGCTGACGGTCAAGTGATTCCGCCCAATACCGTCGCCCGCCCGACGCGGCCGATGCCGAGAATGTAGGCGGCCGTGCGAAGCGTGACTTTCCGTTCAATCGAGATTTCCCAGACGCGCTCGAAGGCATCGGAGAGCACGTGGTCCAATTCCTGCCGCACGCGATTGAGGCCCCATTGATAGTGTTGCTGGTTCTGCACCCATTCGAAATAGCTGGCCGTCACGCCGCCGGCGTTCGCCAAAATATCGGGAAGAACCTTGACGCCGCGCTCGTCAAGAATTGCGTCGGCCTGCGGCTCGATCGGAGCGTTCGCCGCTTCAACGATCACTGGGGCCTTGATCCGCGGCGCGTTCGCCTCCGTGATGACGCCGCCGAGCGCCGCTGGAATTAAGAG comes from Pirellulales bacterium and encodes:
- a CDS encoding type II toxin-antitoxin system PemK/MazF family toxin gives rise to the protein MTFGKIFICRFPFASGLASKARPVLVLFDVGLDVVICRITSAVHSDMLDIPVTGWAAAGLAKPSVIRLSRLVTAEKTLLFRRLGALSVTDQETVRTLWNANMML
- a CDS encoding FHA domain-containing protein; this encodes MATITLRILDGSDRGRSYDELLTPVTIGREEGNSIQLNDERVSRFHLKIQEDRDKIVVTDLESTNGTKVNGEDVQLRILRFGDLISVGRSVLLYGSREEISRRLAELRGENGDSVNTLEASESAGASEAKSSDLEANWEERLEIRDTLHNLEPPDMPQHLSPAQAAQMSELLEYLHNRIRALLESVKFKGAAERITLDFEQWQNLLDVQARLAGYLRSIGDPHEPHEPEE
- the glp gene encoding gephyrin-like molybdotransferase Glp, which encodes MLSVDEALQRVLECTRRRPAARVPLADALGLVLAEDVASDIDSPPYDKSMVDGYAVRAADIVDGHAELDVLEEIMAGAVAAKTVVAGTCSRIMTGAPIPDGADAVVMQERTEFVDKFAEVLPLTPGTSPARGEGKISPPRRVRITDEPPRPGQNILRKGTSLRRGDVVLHSGRLIRPAEIGMLAEVGRAEALAIPRSRVAVLSTGNELVDAGKTPAASQIRNSNGPMLLAAVRQAGAEPVDLGISRDEPGPLRERLAQGLKYDLLIVSGGVSTGVLDLVPGLLTALGVREVFHRVRVKPGKPLWFGMRGDDVIGQTLVFGLPGNPVSSFVGFELFVKPAIARSSGRETRACHRMMPARLTSDFTHRGDRPTYYPGALETGEPTAVPAVTPLRWAGSADLRGLVDANALIVFPAGDRTFAAGEIINVEKLDE
- a CDS encoding aminodeoxychorismate/anthranilate synthase component II; protein product: MILLIDNYDSFTYNLVQRLGEIDPSLDIEVHRNDQITIDEIERKRPTHLIISPGPCTPKEAGISCAAVEHFTGKLPVLGVCLGHQAIGQATGGEIVRAVQLMHGKVDRIHHDGRGLFAGLPNPFEATRYHSLVIRPGTLSADYEMTAWSEMANGGREIMAISHKRFPVFGLQFHPESFLTHRGIDILRRFLEIRPVVADPAQPNSAGAMAGQQPASARSIPLQTLDTSIPADND
- a CDS encoding putative quinol monooxygenase, encoding MLFLNVWLAVKNKDDVDQVRRLLTEAAGLSRQEPGCLRFEVYQSQNDAAKFLLHERWESQEALDRHRTAQAYTTIYQPRVMPLIHREGHPSDLVSG
- a CDS encoding FliM/FliN family flagellar motor switch protein; this encodes MDKLEQDAATPLSKTNHESSVPTGSVGSSRARSSGRLSSYTRSLLHIQVPVVVTLAAKKQPVGQIIELGPGSIIHFAKSCEEMLDLSVGGHRVAQGEAVKVGDKFGLRITSLILPGERFKAVGGKG
- the nadA gene encoding quinolinate synthase NadA — its product is MPLILDSSRATFDLKPYKSLSNEELQDRISAIRAQMGPRLLILGHHYQQDEVIALSDLQGDSYQLSQMAAASTECRAIAFCGVHFMAETADVLVNRPERLAERGGLRVTVVLPDLAAGCSMADMAGIEQVENCWDELGQVIDTADITPVTYINSAASLKAFCGRHGGIVCTSSNAAAVLKWSFERTRRVLFFPDQHLGRNTAKGMGIPLDEMVLWNPHSDALGGNSADAIRRSRVLLWQGHCSVHAMFRTEHVDQLRAKFPGIKVLVHPECSMEVVDKSDVRGSTSKIIRTVDAAPPGTKWAIGTELHLVNRLKHAHPEQEIHFLSPVVCMCATMYRIDLAHLAWSLENLAAGTPVNVIDVDPETARWALVALERMLTVK